ATTGCGAAACGAGATAGCCATGCGCGCCATGCACCTGCACGCCGGTGAAGCCCGCATCCTTGCAAACGCGCGCGGCTAGGGCCCAGCGCTCGACCAGATCGGCGATTTCCCCCTTGGTAAGCGGTGCCGGCTTGCCGAACTGCCCCCCGGGAAGCGCCACCGCGACATCGGAAGAGGATTTGGGATGCGCGTTTACCAGCTTCTGCGTCTGGCGTCCGCCATGGCTGATCTGCGCCCAGAAATGATTGCCCTGCCGCGTCGCCGCCTGTGCCCAGCGCGCCAGCCGCGCCTGCATGTCGGCATCAGGTGCGCGGTCGATCACCACATTGCCGGGCCGTTCGAGATGGTCCGCATCGACGATGATGTTGCCCGACAGCAGCATGCCCGCCGCCCCATCGGCCCACAGACCGTAGAGCCGCTCGAGTTCGGGCGTGGGCCGCCCGTCGGGGGTGGCCAGCCCTTCGGTCATCGCCGCCTTGGCCAGCCGGTTGGGCAGCACCGCGCCGCACGGCAATGTCAGTTCGCTTGCCAAAGTCACGGCCATGATCGCGTTTCCCCTACCCCTGCGCGGCTTGCTCCAGCCGCTCGCGTGCGCGCGTCTCACCGATCAGCGGCAGCAATTCGCCCATGTCGGGCCCATGGTCCATTCCCGTCAAGGCCTGTCGCAAGGGGAGGAAGAGCGGCTTGCCCTTGCGGCCGGTGGTCTCTTTCAGCGTGGCGGTGAGCGCACGCCAGGGATCGTCTCCCCATGCAAGGCTCCGCACGGCCTCGGCCAAATAGGCGCGGTCTTCATCCGAGAATGCGCGCGTATCAATCGGTCCGGTCACCAGACGCCACCATTCATCCGCCTCGGATACCCGTGAAAGATTGGGCCGGATCGCATGCCAGCCGGCTTCATCCATCCCCTCGGGCAGGCGCTCGGCAACCGCGGCATAGTCCATCTGGTGGACCAGCGCGGCGTTGATCCGTTCGAGCTCGGCATCGTCGAACCGGGCGGGAGCCCGGCCGAAGGTGGCGAGATCGAAGCTTTCGAGCAGCACCGCGCGGTCCGCAATCGGTTCGACCGGCAGCGAGGTCCCCAGCCGCGCCAGCAGCGCAACGATCGCCTGCGGTTCGAACCCGCGCTCGCGAAACGCATCGCAGCCGAGCGAGCCGAGCCGCTTCGAAAGCTTGCCCTCCGCGCCGACCAGCAGCGCCTCATGCGCGAACCCCGGCATCTGCCCCGCACCATCCTGCTCCGCGATCAACGCAGTGAACATCTGGATCTGCACTGCGGTATTGCTGACATGATCCTCGCCGCGCAGCACCTGCGTTATACCCATGTCGAGATCGTCGACCGCGCTCGGCAGCATGTAGAGCCAGCTGCCGTCGGC
This genomic window from Qipengyuania sp. HL-TH1 contains:
- the gltX gene encoding glutamate--tRNA ligase; this encodes MTHVTRFAPSPTGRLHVGNIRTALHNWMLAKQSGGRFLLRIDDTDAERSREDYVEAIRADLEWLGLEPDGEARQSQRLALYERAFAALREAGRVYPCYETQQELELKRKIRLGRGLPPIYDRGALELGEAERASKEAEGIAPHWRFQLDHTAPITWDDGVRGPQKFDPAQLSDPVIRRADGSWLYMLPSAVDDLDMGITQVLRGEDHVSNTAVQIQMFTALIAEQDGAGQMPGFAHEALLVGAEGKLSKRLGSLGCDAFRERGFEPQAIVALLARLGTSLPVEPIADRAVLLESFDLATFGRAPARFDDAELERINAALVHQMDYAAVAERLPEGMDEAGWHAIRPNLSRVSEADEWWRLVTGPIDTRAFSDEDRAYLAEAVRSLAWGDDPWRALTATLKETTGRKGKPLFLPLRQALTGMDHGPDMGELLPLIGETRARERLEQAAQG